The following proteins are encoded in a genomic region of Arachis stenosperma cultivar V10309 chromosome 4, arast.V10309.gnm1.PFL2, whole genome shotgun sequence:
- the LOC130975567 gene encoding 26S proteasome non-ATPase regulatory subunit 11 homolog has translation MEILLCFLSSSFQYPVVKIGTEDQSFIDSVMLLKMDLSFSCPVAKISRTSALQIALCKEMVQWTRAEKCMFLRQRVEVRLAALLMENKEFSKVLTLLSSSVKEVRRLDDKLLLVDIELLESKLHFSLRNLPKAKAALTAARTAANAIYVPPAQQGTIDLQSGLLHAEEKD, from the exons ATGGAGATTCTTTTGTG CTTCTTGAGTTCGTCATTCCAGTATCCAGTTGTGAAAATTGGTACAGAAGATCAATCTTTTATTGACTCTGTTATG CTTTTGAAAATGGATCTGAGCTT CTCTTGTCCAGTTGCTAAAATTTCAAGGACATCTGCTCTTCAAATTGCACTCTGCAAAGAAATGGTGCAATGGACTCGTGCTGAGAAGTGTATGTTCTTGAGGCAGAGAGTTGAGGTAAGGCTTGCAGCACTTCTAATGGAAAATAAAGAGTTTTCAAAAGTTTTGACTTTACTCTCCAGCTCGGTCAAAGAGGTTAGAAGATTAGATGACAAGCTTCTACTTGTAGACATAGAATTACTGGAAAGCAAGCTACACTTCTCATTAAGGAACCTTCCAAAGGCAAAAGCTGCACTCACAGCAGCAAGAACAGCTGCAAATGCTATTTATGTGCCGCCGGCACAGCAAGGTACCATAGATCTGCAGAGTGGACTACTGCATGCTGAGGAGAAGGATTAG